GCCGGAAGCACCGCATCCTGCAATCGTTTGGCGTAATCGATGCTGTCCATGATCTTGCGGTTTTTTTCAGACAGTTCCCGGGTGCGCTCCCCCACAATCCGCTCCAGTTCTTCATTTAGCTCCAGGGCGCGCCGGTAGGGGTCAGCGATGCGCCGGGATACGATGTAAAAGACAATGCAAATCAGGGTGACGGAAAGCAACCCTGTCACAAACATGTTGACCAGGATCGAGTTCAGCACCGCCAGGCTCTCGGCGCGAGGAACCTGAAAAACCAGTTTCCAACCGGTGGCGCGGATCGGCTGGCTGATCAGGTCCAACCGATTTCCAGCGCCGTCCACGTATTCCATCACGCTCGTTTCGCCCTGATCGTTCGCGCTGAACAAAACCTTCTCCTCGATCGCATCGGGCAGATAATCAGCGAGGTTTTTCCCGTTGCACTCCAAACTGTCGGAGAGGTGGATGGCGCCCTTCTCGTCAACCAGCCAAAGACGGCTTCCGGCGCTGAACCGGTACTGCTGGAATTCCTGCGCCAGATCCTCCAGGCTGAGGCCGACGCCCGCCACACCGTAGGCTCTCGCTGCGCTGCCGATACGGGCGTTGACGAATATGTAGGTGTTCTGTCGCGCCTTGTTGTAGTCGAGATGGACCTGTAGCGGCGCCTTTGAGGCGAGAAAATCGAAGAACCAGCGATCATAGGGATCCTGGGGATCCATCGTCTGCATGATTTTCCCCTGCTCGCCCCAGTAGTTTCGCGATTGGGCGCTGACGATGAAGGTGTTCACATAACCATGATCACGAGCGATATCGACCAGCTTTTGGCGCGCTTTATCGCCCAGTTGATCATCCCGTTCACCTGTCGCCACCCACTCCGTCACTGTCGGATCGCTGGCAAGCAGGCGCGCCGTCTCGGTGGCCCGCTCCAGCCGCCCGTCGATGCGGGCCGCCATGGACCGGGCGATGTAATGGAGGTCCTTTGTTTTCAACTTGTCGATGACGCCGGTTCTCGTAATGGAATAGCCAATGACGCCGGTCAGCAGGACGGCCAGGGTGATCATGGCCGTCGCCAGCACGATGACCTTCATCGCGCCACGGTCATAGAGAACGTTCCGTCCTCCCTCAAGAAGGCCCTTTTCCTTCTCCAGCCCCATCGTCATCGCGCCCCTTTTGTCATACAGCGTTGCGCTGGGCCTCTGTGCCCCAGTCATGGGAGATGGTTGCTACCGTCCCGGTCCGTCTTTCCTCTCCCGAGAGATGATCTGAAAGGGCATCGACACGTCTTCCTTAAACTCCTCGGCGCATTCCAATTCGCTGTCATTATCCTCATCATAGTACCAGTTCAGTGACAGTCGTTTCCCCTTCTTAAAGGCGTCATCCAACTTCTCCAGAAGCATCATGACACACTTGGAACTGCTCGTGTTGATGTAGGGGAAACTGAAGTCGATGACAACGTTGACTTCAGCCGTCAGTTGGTCCAGGTAGGCATCGACCCACCGCAGGACCGGCTCGTAAAAGGTAAAGGCGTTTTCCGGGTATGACTGGCCGGATAACTTCAACATATGTCGCTGCGGGTCGAAGTCAACCTCCGGCGTTCCTTTTGATCCGGCAATGAAGAGCTTCTCCATGGCAATTCCACTCCCTATATGATGGCTGTCAATGTGAAGAAAGCAAACCGCTCATCGATGTGGATGATCGAGTATTCCAAGGGGGCGCTGGTTTTGCGGGCGATATCGATGAGACCGAGGCCGGCGCCGAGGCTGCCGGGCGGCAGTTCCTTTTTCATCTGTTCCTTGTAGAGTTTTTTCAGTTCCAACTTGTCCAGGGCGCTCACCCGATCGATGCGCTCCGCCAAAACCGGCGCGTCAGCGATTTCGATCAGGTTGCCGGAACTGACATAGGTGCCTCCCATTCGCTTCCCGATGACAATGATCCCAGAATTGGCCACTCGCTCATAGACGTCAGCGCCTTCTTTGACGGTAATGTAGTTTTTGATGTTCTGCGTTTGTTCGATAAAGATGGCGAAGATATTGAAGATGTCATTCTTCGGCCGGTTTTCGTTTTCCAGGTAGCTCTTCACCGCTTCGCCCAGTTCCTCAATGATCCCCTGGGTGAAACGTCCGGAAAAGCTGATCAACACGTTTTCACTGCGAAGCGCCTGCTGCAGTTCAATCATACGGTTGCCGTTCATATTGCTGCCTCCCTTGACGCAGATTCGGTTCCATATTATCATCTTTTGCTTCCCAACGGATCGGCGCGTTT
The nucleotide sequence above comes from Heliomicrobium gestii. Encoded proteins:
- a CDS encoding SpoIIE family protein phosphatase, translated to MGLEKEKGLLEGGRNVLYDRGAMKVIVLATAMITLAVLLTGVIGYSITRTGVIDKLKTKDLHYIARSMAARIDGRLERATETARLLASDPTVTEWVATGERDDQLGDKARQKLVDIARDHGYVNTFIVSAQSRNYWGEQGKIMQTMDPQDPYDRWFFDFLASKAPLQVHLDYNKARQNTYIFVNARIGSAARAYGVAGVGLSLEDLAQEFQQYRFSAGSRLWLVDEKGAIHLSDSLECNGKNLADYLPDAIEEKVLFSANDQGETSVMEYVDGAGNRLDLISQPIRATGWKLVFQVPRAESLAVLNSILVNMFVTGLLSVTLICIVFYIVSRRIADPYRRALELNEELERIVGERTRELSEKNRKIMDSIDYAKRLQDAVLPAPYELGELFAEHFLIWRPRDVVGGDFLWIRRYNDDECIVAVGDCTGHGVPGALMTMAVTTMLNHIADERTDEAFREDPAEILRRLHQAVRETIQKKADGETRYDGLDIGLCSIKGRRVVFAGAGMDLYQSGASTSVTVMKGGRKSIGHPRFASDDSIENRVVEVGEGDFLYLTTDGYLDQNGGVQDYSFGKRRFKNLIAGLSGVALPAQQEIFTQTLSDYMGEEAQRDDITVLVFTPRAARDVSPKGGGRK
- a CDS encoding DUF1987 domain-containing protein, which gives rise to MEKLFIAGSKGTPEVDFDPQRHMLKLSGQSYPENAFTFYEPVLRWVDAYLDQLTAEVNVVIDFSFPYINTSSSKCVMMLLEKLDDAFKKGKRLSLNWYYDEDNDSELECAEEFKEDVSMPFQIISRERKDGPGR
- a CDS encoding SiaB family protein kinase — translated: MNGNRMIELQQALRSENVLISFSGRFTQGIIEELGEAVKSYLENENRPKNDIFNIFAIFIEQTQNIKNYITVKEGADVYERVANSGIIVIGKRMGGTYVSSGNLIEIADAPVLAERIDRVSALDKLELKKLYKEQMKKELPPGSLGAGLGLIDIARKTSAPLEYSIIHIDERFAFFTLTAII